In Elaeis guineensis isolate ETL-2024a chromosome 1, EG11, whole genome shotgun sequence, a genomic segment contains:
- the LOC105038740 gene encoding protein IN CHLOROPLAST ATPASE BIOGENESIS, chloroplastic, producing MRVGVVTASRCAFASALPNFRIKPGIRCSSSLSPSTSIATAPTTTTSDYISFIKDVAAARPPEHLPYLLNILQTRGETIVSPGAKEGLIPLVIPLSESSSGTLTSLLRWPTSPPGMEMPVVEVHKHGVWLLANNVDQFIHRILVEEDASNHQGSNDRLWDASSDAGRKLYKKRDLVESGIADVDTYLLKKVGLFPDLIERKASCHLEKGDQVSALVTGEFYTRNHFPGFGRPFIFHAELLLKVGRKLEAKDAARGALKSPWWTLGCTYQEAAEIAEWEDEQIEYIKEKVTEEGKQEDLKKGKAPEQVALDEAAFLLDLASVDGTWDEAVDQVAECYRVAGLNDIARFILYKE from the exons ATGAGGGTGGGCGTGGTAACGGCGAGCAGATGCGCCTTCGCCTCCGCGCTGCCAAACTTCCGCATCAAACCCGGGATCAGatgctcttcctctctctctccttccacctCCATCGCCACTGCTCCAACCACCACCACCTCTG ATTATATTTCTTTCATTAAAGATGTTGCTGCAGCAAGACCTCCTGAGCATCTTCCTTACTTGTTGAACATCCTCCAAACACGAG GTGAAACAATTGTTTCTCCTGGAGCCAAGGAAGGATTGATTCCCCTTGTTATTCCACTGTCAGAAAGCTCATCAG GTACTTTGACATCATTACTAAGATGGCCAACATCTCCACCAGG GATGGAGATGCCCGTTGTGGAAGTTCATAAGCATGGGGTCTGGCTTTTGGCAAATAAT GTAGATCAATTTATTCATAGAATCCTTGTTGAGGAAGATGCCAGCAACCATCAAGGAAGTAATGACAGGTTATGGGATGCTTCATCTGATGCTGGAAGAAAGCTTTATAAGAAGCGTGATCTGGTGGAGTCTGGAATTGCTGATGTTGATACCTATCTACTGAAGAAG gTTGGACTGTTTCCAGATCTTATAGAGCGGAAAGCATCATGCCATTTGGAGAAAGGGGACCAG GTTTCTGCCTTGGTTACTGGAGAGTTCTATACAAGGAATCATTTTCCAGGATTTGGACGACCTTTTATATTCCATGCAGAGCTTTTGCTGAA GGTTGGGCGTAAGCTTGAAGCCAAAGATGCAGCCCGGGGTGCACTAAAGTCACCATGGTGGACACTGGGCTGTACATACCAA GAAGCTGCTGAGATTGCAGAATGGGAGGATGAACAAATCGAGTATATAAAGGAGAAAGTGACTGAAGAGGGAAAGCAggaagatctgaagaaaggaaAAGCACCAGAGCAG GTGGCTCTTGATGAAGCTGCATTTTTGTTAGATTTAGCCTCAGTTGATGGCACCTGGGATGAGGCTGTGGATCAAGTTGCTGAATGTTATAGGGTGGCCGGACTAAATGATATTGCAAGGTTTATCCTGTACAAAGAGTAA